The DNA window CTTTGGCACCCCACGCACCTCAAGGATCATCGATCCTATCCTATCGAAGAGAGTCTGCTTCTACAAAAGTGGAGATTCTCAGTTCAATGGCTTGCGCATGGTCATCAACAACCGCACCTTTAAAACATTTGATGCGCTCCTGGATAGTCTTTCTAAAAAGGTTCCCCTGCCGTTTGGGGTGAGGAACATCACCACGCCCCGGGGGGTTCATGCAATCCATACTTTGGATGAACTGGTGGATGGAAAATCTTACATCTGCTCCGACAGCCGTAAGGTAAAACCGATCAACCTAGCACTGGCCAGGAAGAAGCTCCCGCCCTGGTACAACGCCAGGCCTGTTAGTTCCCGTCGTCGGACCGTGCAGCCGGGCAGGTCTTTCCCTGGCCAGAACATGTTTGTGCGCACACCAAAGAGGCTACTGATTTTTCGCAATGGTGACCCCACTGTAAAACACACTGTGGTGCTTCACAAGAGGACTACACTCACTTTTGAGTCTATCCTGGAACATATTTCAGAGCTGATCCAATTCCAGGTGGTGAAATTACACACAGCGGATGGCAGACGTGTGAGTGTCCTCCTCTGTCAATACAACACAATTCATTTCTAGGAAGAAGAAAATAGGAATTTACAAGCACTATAGACTGTTTAACTTGCTAAAAACACCATAATATATTCACTTAACCTTCCCTTCTAATGCCAAGAAATCAAAGAAAACTGAAAGCCTGTTGTACAGATTAAATGAAAAACTGAATGACAAGGTTATTCAGGCCCAATCTTAAATGTGAAAGTACACTCTAGTATAGCCTCGTCTTGCAAAACTATGAacatattattacataattgttttATATCTTAAGACTAGATTTGAATGGATACGTAGGTAGATatctttgttacatttttgttaagATTTTAGAGTGCAAAAAATGTACATTCCCCTAAAATTAGTCTGTTCAAAtacaacataaatatataaGTTTTAGGCTTTGGTAGCATCATTATTGCCCCATAGAGGATTGGCTGGAACCTGGCCTGTAGATAACCGTCACATGAGTAGAGAAAGTGTTAATCTTCTTAAGTCAACCTATTACGTAGAAAAGCATTCTGGGATACTGCACGGTAAGGCTTTAGGTCAATGATCTATTATACATTTAGAGTCAGCTGGTATGGCAAGGTGCCATCTTAACAAATACTACATTTAATTTAGACTTGTCATACATATAGATGCAGGTTATTTGCAATTATATCACTCGCTAACATATGTAGATTCAAGATTGTTCTATTCTATCTATTccatcatttattttctgtctgcaGGTGGATAGTCTTCCAGGCTTGATATTGTGCTCTGGGACTGTAGTGGCTGTGGGTAGGGAGCCATTCAGGCATGCAAACTACAATGCACAGAAATCACCAGCTCCAACAATGCTGCTGACCAAACGAATGGGTCCCAGAAGACTAAAGGCGTTAAAACGTAAGTTTACTTTagaatttttttgggggggatttaTCTCTAGTcaatcattttgttttgtttagttgcTGAGATCATTTATTAAATGGACACATACAACATGTCTGCAATAATCTACCTGCTCTCATGGGATGAAGATTGGGAAAGTGCTGAGGAAATTATATTATGCATAATACCTTGGATGACCTACATACCCTGTATACGTGGCTGTCGGCTTTTGTTCTTCATGAGCTGTGAATAGTTGGACTATCTTTCtaacttttttctctctttcttctcttttcatgCTTCTTGGGTTTCCTCTTCAAACTGCTTGCCTAACCTCTTTAATCCTTGCCTGATTTCTactttatttttcaacctgAACCTTTTTTGTACCCGTTTGGCTCTTTTGACTGACTGAAAAGGTAAAAAGAAGTCACTATCGTACACTTCACAGTCAAGAAATTTCTCCCCCTCATCGGAGAGATACATTGTGAATCGGATCCATAACTCCATTGCAGGAAGTTCATGCGACCTACCCAGTCACTCTGTCGAGGTCGAGTTAGAGTCAGGTCGTATGCTGGAGTCAGTACCAGAAACACCTGACACCTGCCTAGATGTTGGAGCTGAAGAGCAGGAGAGCCTGCTGCCCTCAGATGATGACATTGAAAAGTCCTTTCGAGTGAACCAAGATGGTAGTATGACAGTGGAGATGAAAGTGCGGCTGACAATTAAGGAAGAGGAAACCATCCATTGGACGACCACTCTTTCACGCTCAAGTGTAGCCAATCAGCTAAATGGGACCTGTTTACCAGAGCCTGAGGCAGAGCAGGAGATAAGCTCACTTAAATTAAACTCATTAGATTTACAAAGTCCTGCTGCCTCCATCAACAAAACTAAGGATAACAATGACGAAGATCCACCATCACTGGGCAATAGAGCTTTCAGTGAGAGTAGTCATGAAGAGGATAATATCAAAGTACAAACTGATGTGGTGTGCCCTAGGAGAGCTCCTACACCGGGGCACAAGCAAATTACAAAAAAGCAAGTGGAGAGCCTAAAATCAGTAACGGCAGAGGAGAATCAGGAAGGGACGATTGGTTCTTACTCCTACAGAGAGCGGACAGAAAATGGAGACATGACAGAGCAGTACTGCATGGTCAAACAGAGTAGCAGTATACCAGTGCCCAAACCTAGAAAACATGTCTCTGTCGATTCCAAAAATATAAACAGAAATGTGTCCACATTTAAATCAGCAGGGATGGCTGAAATCCAACAGATTGAATCTAgtggagaggaggtcactgaaACGGTCTTACACGTATATGAACAGCAGACCTACCTTTGTTCACAGGGTGTGTCTGCTTCTGAGATGCACTTTTGCAGGCCATCTACTTCAGAAACTGGACAGCTCTCCTCCAGTAATGAGTTTGAACCCCAGCTCTGGAGACCATCGACAGCTTCTGAGTCAATTAGCATCTGGAGAACTGAGAGCATGTCAGTAACATCTGATTTCACCTTGCCTTCACTGAGGACTGGTGCAATTCAAGCAACAAATGCTCAACAACAATTCCCAAAGCCCACTAAAGGCAAAGACAAGCCCCAACAAAGAGAAGTCAATAAAGATAAGAGGCTTTCCCCAAAACCCAAAGCAATCAACAAACATGTTCATCGACTTAAGTCACCagggaaaagacaaaaagaaagttCTGCAGGAGCAACCAAGAAaagtaagaaagtgaaaactTTCTCCAGTGCTGGGTTCATTAAGAACATTTATGGGAATAAATCAAAATCAGCAAAAAGAGTGATGAAGCTTAAAAAGGTACCAACACAAAATGACAGGTGTGTTACAACAAACTCGAGCTCACAACAGTCTAAAGACACAATACAATGTATTCTCAAAGACCCAAGCATACCATCAGCATTGAAAGAAACTATGAGTGAGACAATTCCTTTTGAAAAAATCTGCCTGAACGTTGCTCCAAATGATGTAAGCCAACCACGGGGAATACTGATACGGCAGACATCAATGCATCAGGAGATAAAGAACGAAAAAGAGTGCTGTGAGATCAGCAAAAGCATGCCACTGCCTGCTTTTAACGCCTCTAGCTTTGTTACCAATGAATATGTGGAAAACTGGCTGGAGAAAGCCCACCTTAACCCCACAGCCTACCCAGATGAGGAAAGTAAAAAATTAGAAGCAGTCGCTCTTGTACAAACAGAAAGTGACAGTAGGTGTGGGGAGTCTGAAAATAAGAATGGCTTTATAATTGTGGCACAGGAGGTAAAGTGTTTAGACTACACATCAGAAATACAATCTCTAAAAACTGACCTACTGCCTGAGAATGAGCTAGGAGCATCTGTCAAACAAAAAATCCAGTCCTTTGAAAACAAATCGCCAAGTCCATCAATGGAGAAAACCCCCATCAATCAGCAAATCGCCAataatcaaacaaacacagaaaactaCAGTAGTTTAGCTCAGAATAATATAGAAGAAATAAAGCCTCTCTCGACTCATAACTGTTCTGAAACAATTCCACCAACTAATGAGATGGCAACAGAAATGCCATCAGGCAGTGAAGTAGAAAATAAATCCAATCCGattaaaatgtcatttcaaGAAGCAATACCTTCCAATACACTTTCAATGGATCTACCACCACCACCTGCTGAAAATACAGAGCTGTCAAACACTGAATACTGCAGGATGGATGCATTCTCAATGGTCAGCAGCCCACTATACAGGCTCTCATCTGTTAGCAGTCAAACATCAGATAATAATCCATTATCCATCAGCCCTACATCTGACAAAGCCATATCACCTACCGACCACAGAATGGAAATAACAACATCAATTCAGACTGACATTCCTTCCACGCAGAGGGAAGCAACATTACCAAGAGCTCCATCCATTAAACGGGCCCCTTTGGTCAGTAATATATCGTTTGACAGGAAAATGTCTCTCAGAAAGGCTTGCCTGGATAAATATACCTTTATGTAGTGATGAGACAAGCACATCATCTACTCCCATCAACATAGTGGGTGATAATGTGCTGCCAAACGGCATCTGTTCAACAGGGACACAATGGCCGAGTGAAATCCCACCAGAAGACACCCAGCAATCAAACGGCATCTTCAATTTGAAAAGTAGTCCATCATGTTGTACTTCTGCTACTAGTTTAACAACTGAAGAGAGAATACCACCAGTCAGTATTTCATCAAGTGAGGCTCCAACACCAAGTGATCTTTCAtttagagagacagaaatggaTAGAACACCATTTTTAACTCAAAAAGAAGAATCTCCTAAACTCTTGGTAAAAAAACTTATGAGCAGTCCATCCCCAGAGAGAAAATCCCAAACCAACAAATTCTCTTCGGAACTTTCTCACAACTCTCCAAAGTTATCATCATTACATAACCTCCTACCGGATAAAACTATGTCACCAAATACTGGAATCCGAAGAGATGCAACACCAAATGCTAGCCTTTCCGCTGAAAGAAAGCTTTATAAATCTAAATTACGAAAGAGACGGTCTCCATATTCTCAGTCTCTGGACATGGGGTCACCACCTGTCAGACACCAGTCAAGTGGAAAGTTGCTCCCCAGAAATCTCTCCTCAGACAATGCATCAGAGCccacaaataagaaaacatcatCCCAAAGAAAGCATCACCAAACACCACAGTCAATAAAATCACCAGCTGAACTGGACAAAACACTAAATTGTAACACTCTAATGCCATTGAAAGCTAATCAGAGTGATGACAATAAAGTGACAGATGACCTAATACCAGCAGATCAAGAGAAATCCATAACACAAATAATGCCACAGCCTTTAAACATCGCAAATCAGCCAAACATAAAACCTGTGCTTGAGAAAATTTGCTATTCGATAAAGTCAATTAGACAAATCACACAGAACAAACGTCCATCGTGTCTGGAAAAGTCCAACAGCCTGCCTGACTTCTCCTCTCATGTGGCCTCTACGTTTGGCTCATCAACTACAGCTCTTCTTGCTTTCTTGTCTGTCATGACCCTAAAGGAAGGCCTAACTAACCGAAATATGGATGAGCTGAATGCAAACAATGTCAGCTGTGCCGAGGCGTTAAAAATGATTGATTCTCTCAGAGAAATTGCCAGTGTTGAGGATTCCCACGAGTTAAGAGTTAGTTTGTCCAATTTACAGCAGTCAGCTTCGAAGCAGCTCCTGCAAAGTTGGAAGGGCTTTCAGGATCTCAGCAACAAATGCAAGAGTTGCGGCTCAACACCGAATAATCCAGAGCAAGAATGTGTGACTGAGGCCAGTCCtgaaattgacaaaaatgtcattaaTGAGATTGTGGATCATCTTTACATACCTGAGAAGCTCAAGGAGGAATTGACCTCTCTTTCAATGGGTGTCAAAAGTGACAGTGACGATGAAGAAAAGCTTGAAAAAGCGAAACCAAAAGATAACAGTAATATATCCAATTTCTCCAAAAAAGATGCTGTTAATGTCAGGGATGTTACTCAAGATGAGAAAGCTAATGTTGATGTGAGCTCCATCATTAAAAAATTCACAGACATTAACCAGCCAAAACAACCCAGCATGGGTAGTATAACTAAAGACAGCCTATATGGACAGAGTGGTGTGGCCAAATGTCCACCAGCTGAACCTATTGATAAACCGATACCTGAAGCAAGGCAGCTTTACAGCTCAGTGATTTTTGCAAAAGATAACGAGCAGCAAGGCCACAAGGAAGAGCAAGAAAAGGCTAAAATGAATGGAGTACTAAGCAGCAAGAACCGTTTTGAACAAGACAGCCGTATCTCTGAGGTAGAGGACAGAGACATGGGAGGTAATCAGCTGTGGATGCCCAGTGAAGA is part of the Sander vitreus isolate 19-12246 chromosome 22, sanVit1, whole genome shotgun sequence genome and encodes:
- the LOC144537458 gene encoding oxygen-regulated protein 1-like isoform X2; the encoded protein is MNETEFRRILPDQSSGSGHTFGTPRTSRIIDPILSKRVCFYKSGDSQFNGLRMVINNRTFKTFDALLDSLSKKVPLPFGVRNITTPRGVHAIHTLDELVDGKSYICSDSRKVKPINLALARKKLPPWYNARPVSSRRRTVQPGRSFPGQNMFVRTPKRLLIFRNGDPTVKHTVVLHKRTTLTFESILEHISELIQFQVVKLHTADGRRVDSLPGLILCSGTVVAVGREPFRHANYNAQKSPAPTMLLTKRMGPRRLKALKRCLSTDQVPRALL
- the LOC144537458 gene encoding oxygen-regulated protein 1-like isoform X1, which encodes MNETEFRRILPDQSSGSGHTFGTPRTSRIIDPILSKRVCFYKSGDSQFNGLRMVINNRTFKTFDALLDSLSKKVPLPFGVRNITTPRGVHAIHTLDELVDGKSYICSDSRKVKPINLALARKKLPPWYNARPVSSRRRTVQPGRSFPGQNMFVRTPKRLLIFRNGDPTVKHTVVLHKRTTLTFESILEHISELIQFQVVKLHTADGRRVDSLPGLILCSGTVVAVGREPFRHANYNAQKSPAPTMLLTKRMGPRRLKALKHPMSRRCHATRPIPTALNKRISLWSHLRSGITFRCANGRNCQ
- the LOC144537468 gene encoding oxygen-regulated protein 1-like encodes the protein MLESVPETPDTCLDVGAEEQESLLPSDDDIEKSFRVNQDGSMTVEMKVRLTIKEEETIHWTTTLSRSSVANQLNGTCLPEPEAEQEISSLKLNSLDLQSPAASINKTKDNNDEDPPSLGNRAFSESSHEEDNIKVQTDVVCPRRAPTPGHKQITKKQVESLKSVTAEENQEGTIGSYSYRERTENGDMTEQYCMVKQSSSIPVPKPRKHVSVDSKNINRNVSTFKSAGMAEIQQIESSGEEVTETVLHVYEQQTYLCSQGVSASEMHFCRPSTSETGQLSSSNEFEPQLWRPSTASESISIWRTESMDTMAE